TAGACCAGTTGGGCTGATCAAAACAAGGAACTGTTTTTTGACCCATCTAAATCTGCCGAGCTAGGTGGGTTGGTGTGGCAAGCACGAGAACCTACTCGTTTACGTAATGCTTAGACCAGTTGGGCTGATCAAAACAATGGATCTACGTGAATCAGCCAAGAGAATCGGATGGTCAGGGGACCGTAGACCATCCTTGACAAGTAAACACTGCTCTAACTCATACTATCCATTCTTCAGCACGAGGCTTTAAATAATCCTCCGCACTAAACTCTCATAATCCTATTAATGCACATGTCAAATCCCACATAAAGAGCAACGGCAGAGAGCAGACAAGTCAAAACAATACACCAGATCGATGCAATGCAACAGTTTCATACATACTTCAATTTCCTAAGCAAAGCACAGCTTAAAACAGAGAACTTGAGCAGCAATTAACGTTCTTGGCCTAAAAAGAACATATTATCACTGTGGTACAACATGTCCAGACCCAGACAGAAAATGACAACCACGCAAACCCAATAAACAATCCCAAGGAACCCCCGTTGATTCACCAAGTATAATCACTCCCATGACAAATCCTCCCAACATTTAACCTTGTTATTCCCAAAGAACAGAGTAGCTCTGAGCTAAACGCCTTACACGTCCCTGACCAATCCTCCCATCAATCCGACCGGCTGGCGAACCTTTCCACCTTGGAATCCGTCAAATTTAACCCCACCATGGCCTCCCCTAATCCGCAGCTCACCTCCGCCAACATCTCCGGGTCGCTGTAGTGCGTCACCGCCTGCACAATTGCCCGCGCTCTCTTGGCCGGGTCGCCGCTCTTGAACACCCCCGAGCCGACGAACACGCCGTCGCAGCCCAGCTGCATCATCAGCGCGgcgtcggccggggtcgccacCCCTCCGGCGGCGAACTGCACCACGGGCAGCCTGCCGAGCTGCTTGGTCTGCATGACAAGGTCGTAGGGGGCAGCGATCTTCTTGGCGAAGGTGAACACCTCGTCGTCGTCCATGTTGCGGAGCACCCGGATGTCGCCCAACACGGAGCGCACGTGGCGCACGGCCTCGACGACGTTGCCGGTGCCGGCCTCGCCCTTGGTGCGGATCATGGCGGCGCCCTCGCGGACGCGGCGGAGGGCCTCGCCGAGGTTGCGGCAGCCGCAGACGAAGGGGACGCGGAAGTTGTGCTTGTTGATGTGGTTGTCCTCGTCGGCGAGGGTGAGGACCTCGCTCTCGTCCACGTAGTCGACGCCGATGGCCTCGAGGATCTGGGCCTCCACGAAGTGGCCAATCCGGGCCTTGGCCATGACGGGGATGGTCACGGCCTGCTTGATCTCCTTGATGAGCTGGGGGTCGCTCATGCGGGCGACGCCGCCCTGGGCGCGGATGTCGGCGGGCACGCGCTCGAGGGCCATGACGGCGCACGCGCCGGCCTCCTCGGCGACGCGGGCCTGGTCGGCGTTGACCACGTCCATGATGACGCCGCCGCGCAGCATCTGGGCGAGCCCCACCTTGACGGAGAAGGTCGACTTCTTCGCCTCCGTCAGGGCCCCGTTCCCGTACACCGCCACCACTCCGGTCCCGGCCATTTCGCTCGCCGCAGGcgtctagagagagaaagagttaagagagagagggagagagaggatggagaaGATGGCTAATGGCTAATGGCTATGGAGAAGGTGGCGAGGGATTGAGGTGGGAGGGGCGGCTTTTGAATGGTTCGAGGAGAGGAAGGAGGGTGGTGTCGCTTCGAGGTGCGTGGTGCGACGAGAGCCGTCAGATTTGGGGGAAATGGTGGGATGGGTGCGGGACGATGATGGTTGGCTGATATGGAGCGGCCGCTGAAATGTGATCGGACGGTGGTGACGGCACTGACGAGCGAGCGAGGGAGCGGAGCGCGGTTGGATCTGCCGAGCGGCTTCGAGTATTTAAAGGGGTGGCATAATGGCATTTGGGGCTGACTAGGAAAATAGGGGAAAGTGGATCCACTTGGCGGTTCCGATGTGGCCGTGGCGGCTTACgcattattttataataaaaaaattaatatcacgaaatatcttaaatatatgcttttgaattaaatttttgactaccaaaaacttCAATCAAGTGAAGTTATAATGTAtgtaccccaaactaattttttttatcatcaaaaggcccaaacatatatatttatagcaaatttatcctccattaatttgttaaattggattaaacaaaaaaccacaaattgaTGGATATATGACAGTTGAAAGTAAAACTCATAATTAATATACACATCAATTATCACATATCATTTAATTCAgtaatttaacagtaaaatttaaagaaaactaacgaatgattaattattaattctaagtaaatttgtcacgaaataTACCATTTTATGATTTTCATCATATTAATCCTTACAAAAACAAACTACATAATctacttataaaaatattatgtacTTCTAATGAAACTCaatcttttttccctcttcaattatttactttacacaatagaaaaaaatcataaaatatattttccctATGCAATTTCTTAAAATTGTGCAATTTTATCGATAAATCATTTCATTATTTcatgaataaaatatttcataaactaatattctttatcttttaaatatcaatttttatatACATAATGGTTGTGCACGTCTGATACTTGTATATAGATTATGCTGAAGATCTAGGTGGATTCAATTGGAAACATGAtgcatttattcaaattttgattGGTAAGTCATCGCATCGTTACGAGTACATCGATTTTATGAGTTAATTTTAACGTGGTTACACTTAACATGCTTCAATAATGAAATCATCATTAATTTTGTGGTGCTTATCATTCCTCAAATAATTTCTCTATAATTTTTTCTTACATTAGATTTGAATTGCAAAATCCATTAATTTCTGCGTCATTTTACGACAAGTTTC
The sequence above is drawn from the Eucalyptus grandis isolate ANBG69807.140 chromosome 11, ASM1654582v1, whole genome shotgun sequence genome and encodes:
- the LOC104426376 gene encoding pyridoxal 5'-phosphate synthase subunit PDX1.3, encoding MAGTGVVAVYGNGALTEAKKSTFSVKVGLAQMLRGGVIMDVVNADQARVAEEAGACAVMALERVPADIRAQGGVARMSDPQLIKEIKQAVTIPVMAKARIGHFVEAQILEAIGVDYVDESEVLTLADEDNHINKHNFRVPFVCGCRNLGEALRRVREGAAMIRTKGEAGTGNVVEAVRHVRSVLGDIRVLRNMDDDEVFTFAKKIAAPYDLVMQTKQLGRLPVVQFAAGGVATPADAALMMQLGCDGVFVGSGVFKSGDPAKRARAIVQAVTHYSDPEMLAEVSCGLGEAMVGLNLTDSKVERFASRSD